From a region of the Phaseolus vulgaris cultivar G19833 chromosome 6, P. vulgaris v2.0, whole genome shotgun sequence genome:
- the LOC137833505 gene encoding zinc finger CCCH domain-containing protein 19-like has translation MAASGLVSLNGELVDFKDQDTYEFLFSEYYEIIKEEEGLNSEHELVDFKDQDTYEFLFSEYYEIIKEEEGLNSEHVHSAHRFFKNGKSKRDLDPDEIGLGEDGSGDSEDVNNYIVSDCDDLNETIESMSGRTKKGLGKLSSMKGNGKDKKKEFIGWGSRSLMEFLEYIGKDTSNEFSEHDVTSIIIEYCRENNPFDPKKKRKIHCDAPLRFLLGWKSVNRNSMQNLLARHFAENFEEMRDVSSSEDRDYNEPSNLLRTF, from the exons ATGGCCGCATCTGGTCTAGTGTCTCTTAATGGT GAATTGGTAGATTTCAAAGATCAAGATACGTATGAATTCTTATTTTCAGAATATTATGAAAtcatcaaagaagaagaagggctGAATTCTGAACAT GAATTGGTAGATTTCAAAGATCAAGATACGTATGAATTCTTATTTTCAGAATATTATGAAAtcatcaaagaagaagaagggctGAATTCTGAACATGTACACTCTGCCCATAGATTCTTTAAGAATGGCAAAAGCAAACGTGACTTGGATCCAGATGAAATAGGTTTAGGGGAAGATGGCAGTGGTGATTCTGAAGACGTGAATAACTATATAGTTTCTGATTGTGATGACCTGAATGAGACAATAGAATCAATGTCAGGGAGGACAAAGAAGGGCTTGGGAAAGTTATCATCAATGAAAGGAAATGGGAAAGATAAGAAAAAAGAGTTTATTGGATGGGGTTCAAGAAGTCTTATGGAATTTCTTGAATATATTGGCAAAGACACGAGCAATGAATTTTCTGAACATGATGTTACTTCAATCATTATTGAGTACTGCAGAGAAAACAATCCTTTTGACCctaagaaaaagagaaagatacaTTGTGATGCACCACTGAGATTCTTACTAGGGTGGAAATCAGTAAACAGAAACAGCATGCAAAATCTTCTGGCACGACACTTTGCTGAGAATTTTGAAGAAATGCGTGATGTTAGTAGTTCTGAAGATAGGGATTACAATGAACCATCCAACCTTTTGAGAACCTTTTGA